The Vigna angularis cultivar LongXiaoDou No.4 chromosome 9, ASM1680809v1, whole genome shotgun sequence DNA window CCATATTTCTCTTCACTGAGTATAATACCTCTTCACACtgttaacaaaatttagaatGCATGACCTCCTCCATCAATTAATATCACTCATCTAAGACCAAGTTAAGCAAACTATATGGCAAAGTAAATTTGTAATGATTATACAAAGTGCACTGAAGATAAATACCACAAGAAGTGCAAAGGAACATCAACATACACACTTCAAAATTAAGAACTATGAAGAGAAGAAATTATCCAAGTAAATGCTCACCAGGGTCACGAAGCTCATCAGGGTCAGCCAATGAATGTCCTCTAAATCTATAGGTTTCACATTCCACTAGGGTTGGTCCCTCTCCCCTTCTAGCCCTTTCAATTGCCTCTTTTGCCACCTCTCTGACCTTCAAAACATCCATCCCATCAACATGAATCCCTGGCATTCCAAACGCCGGTCCTTTCTTCCATATCTGAGGATCTGAAGTTGCTCTGAGATGTGACATTCCAATAGCCCACAAATTATTCTCCACCACAAACACAATTGGCAATTTCCACAGAGCTGCCATGTTCAGGCATTCATAGAATTGGCCATTGTTACAAGTCCCATCTCCGAAAAAAGCCAATGTCACCTGATCAGCATCTGCCTCATTCAACACCTCCTTTCTGTATTTGCTCGAAAATGCAGCCCCAGTGGCCACTGGAATTCCTTCACCAATGAATGCAAAACCGCCAAGCATGTTGTGCTCTTTTGAGAACATATGCATTGAACCGCCCTGGCCTCGGCAGCATCCTGTTGCCTTTCCAAACAGTTCACTCATTACGGCTCGAGAGGAGACCCCCTTACTCAATGCATGAACATGATCTCTGTAGGTGCTCACTACATAATCCTCCTTCTTCAGAAGCTTGATGAACCCAGTTGACACAGCCTCTTGGCCATTGTACAAGTGAACAAAACCAAACATTTTGCCCCTATAATACATCTCAGCACATTTGTCCTCGAAGAACCTCCCTAGTATCATGTCTTCATACAGCTCCAACCCTTCCTCTTTAGTAATAAGCTGCACTCACAAATCCAGACAAAAGCAATAATCTCAAAACACTAACTCCCAAACAAAAAATTTCCGAACTTACATATTTTAGCAGTAGCACAACACCAACAATTTTCATTAATCTGAACTTCTGAAGCCAGTTAGACAATTAACACAACTAAAACCCACATAAAATAGGACAAAACTTAACCGCATCGCGATTCCATAGATGATTTTTTTGGTTGCTTTTCAATCATATTTTCACGTAGCTAATTCACGTAACAAAAGTTTCCATTAAAGGTAAAAGAACACGGACTACTTTATTAATTGAGGTGAAACTCCAATTCTCATTGAAGAACAATACCAAGTACACTTGTAGAAATGCATCTAAGTTTTTGTGccgtaaaatataaatatataaccaCAGTCTGTCGAACCACACATCTGAAAACAGCAACccaaatgataaattaataacaaGAAACATTGGCATTTGAATCAAGCAGCTCATAAGCAAACCGGATCCAATTCCAGTGAActcaattgaatgaaaaaattgAGATTTCCAACCCAAACGAACTGTTAAGTAACAAAGtattgtaaaaagaataaacagCAACCCAAATAATAacttatatgaaaaaaattaacatttgaaTCAGCCAGCTCAAAAATTAAACTGGGTCCAACTCGAATGAGCTAAATTGAGTAAAAACggaacttttttattttcaccaaACCCATGTCAGAGAACCAATACCCATCCACGAAAGCAGGAATTTTTCAATGAAGAAAGAAGGAGAAAGGGTCACCAGATTGGAGGTTTGCTGGAGAAGAACATCAGCAACAGGGGTAGAAGCACGAGCCTGAGCACGAGGTTTGGCAAGAGCAGTGAAGCGAAGAAGCTTGCGAGTGGatccaagaaaagaggaagaagggtTGGTTTTGGAGTGAtcgaaggagaaagagagaggcTTGTCATTGGATCTGGGGGTGGTGGAATTGAGAGAAAGAGGAGAGGGTGCGAACTTGGTTGCAGTGAAAGACATTTTGGTCTCCCTGCAACAAAACGCCAAATGGAATCAGTGTGACAAATTGAGGCGAAAAAGAAGCAAAAAAGTGGGCTTTATtatagaagagaagagaagtAGGAGAAACAAGGAAGTAAGTAACAGGGGCGGAGGTAACGAGGGAGTGAGACTTGGAGATAACCGTCTTTGAGGTTGGGTTGAGTGACACTTTCTTTATGCCTATGTATGTTGTTGTCTACTCTAATTGCAAACAAACATTAATGAATACCACAAAATCCAACCAACTTTTCCTACATTCACAAATTTAAGCTTCCATTTTTTAATGAGTTTTATGGTCATCTTGAACAAGATGTTTGGTTGTGAAGATGGGAGGGATGTGAGGAAAAAACTAAAATGGCACATGGGTCGGagaacaaaagaacaaaactttaaaaattgtagttattttttatatttttaagtcaCTTTTTCTCTAGACCTTTTCATCCAAACATCTTCAATTGTTCTTATATTTGTCATTGATTTTTACCAAATTATTTCTTCTCATTTAcacagttaaaaaaataatcctacaaaataaaagttgttGTAATGTAAactaaaagaaacaaatttacACCATAAATAAAACGTGTTAAGAAGTATTCAAGAAATTTATAGGTTATTTATCTCTTACCCCACactaaatattgtttaaatccttttatttaaattgaaaacaatcatatatatatatatatatatatatatatatatatataatcactcTTTTGGTAAGACAAATTTATTCtccaataaatatattactattatgaaaaaaagaatgcGTATGGATaaattaaacaagaaaaaataatgttaagttgagaacatccataaatttgtatttttctaaaaacgaaaaattaaaatagtaatatcTATTAAAAACTTAACTTACAAAAAAGTTTGGTCCAAGGGAGATTTCACGTAAGAATCGTGGATTCTAATAATTATGATGTCTAAGAatagttaaatatgtttgacttatttaaattctttttagaaatatttatacaattatttttttggaattaacaagtatatgatattttgattagaaatattaattatttgttataaaaaataaagtaatatagtatatttttatcgtaatgaaacatttattttcaattcaatatttatatgtttgaaCTTGTAACAtgttttaatagtataaaacagGATGTAACCTATAACTAGGAAACCAACAAATGATGGGTTATTTTTGGGGtgcatttaaaatataaaagatacaCGAAATCACTTCTCTTCTAGAAGAAAGCAAATAATTTctgtgtaaaaaaaaaagtacaatagAGGTTTCATattcaatattaatataattaagttataaaataaaaaatagaagataaacttcaatctataaatttaattttgaaatgttaCATAAGATATAAAAAGGttacattatatataaatttaaggaTTAACTATGTTTTTACTTAATTTACTTTTagtcaaaaataatttttttttaaattttggattaATTTAGTCTTACTTTTAGAACAatataaatttagtatttttaatcaaatgttattaaatttatttaatatttcaaacgttttcataattaatattgaaataaaaatatattaaatagtataaataattcaaatactattataaaagcatttgaaattttagataaaccaaataaaatttagttaataaaaactaaatctacgtacttttaaaattgaaagattaattgaaaaaaaatatttttaatttttactaaaacttaaggaaaaaatatatatttaactttaaatttaattattaaaatactatttaaagTGTATTATAATCATATCAGTTAAAATTTGTGTGTCAGATTACATTagtattattttcattaaagtttatttagataatattatttgataaatttgattttttttagtattatttattttaaattctgtaattttttatagttattttaaaacatataaattaagaatttctttttcgatatatttaataataattttaaataacttagGAGGTGAGACAATGTGTAACTTAAATAAACGTTCCTCTATTCggtgaaaaaaatacaaacaatacttcaaatataaaaatataaaaataataatatgaataaagtacaatatatatatatatatatatatatatatatatatatatatatatatatatatatatatatatatatgaaattgtaaattttatttaacaagttagtttataaaattctgttaaatataaatttattacgATATAGTTAATTTTTCTcaaatagatatattttttatcctaAATATCTCGAAACTgaccataataaattatttatagtcGTGTAAAGTGATTTTCTTTATGACTTTtgctttaatatataattaagaatggtataataagatttacattttaataatattttatttatatttaacttttaaaataacttttattgttATGATCTAAAAGTTTATTTCAGACTCATTGATATCATATTACCATTAGTGATACCCTAGGAGCTAACATGGAAATCTTATGCTAATAATCGAAAAGGTTttgcattatttattattattattattatttattattttaattgaaatgatTGTTGAAATAAGGATGAACGTTGAGTAGGAGAGAGAATATTGGAAATGGTAGTGAATAATAGTTACAAGAAAGTATGAAGACattgaatgaaaatgtgaaCCTTATTTATATGGCCACGTGGCAAAGCATTTATGAAAATAGTCCAAAGtctttttcatcatcttcacaaTACTTATCCAtacgtatatttttttttcttccttttcttttctatagAAATGGATTTTTAGGATTGATTTTCTTTACTTCAGCAGttactaatattaaaataagatgacATGCAATGTTTTAGTTTGTCATTGTTATCTGTTTATAGTATAAAGCAAATATCCGTAAACAGATGTTATttcttaacaatttttattacgAATTTGAATGGTAAGTGTGTtggtgaaaatgtattttaaatatcttaaaccaaaatttaaatatgattgtAAGTTTTTTCCTATTTAGATTAGTAatgtttcataattttcaacttcgattatgatttttctttgagattttataaatttaaagaatatattatttcGATAAAATTTCTGTAAGTAAAATTTAatcacttttattgttttgtaatTTGAGATCAATAAGAAAACTTTTAGAATTTTGAAGAAAGGACTAGATTTGACTTAAATAATagaagaattataaaaaaataagaaatattaattagaGTGAATTAGTCATAAAGTATTGCACAAAAAGTTATtgcaatgaaaaagaaattgaatgatcaaataataaaataatttgaaaataaattaacaagATAACTAGATCTAAGTTCATAAAGTATAAAGTATAGTaaagtgaaaataattaaatggaaAGTAAAGTGTATAACGATTTGAAAACattaacacaaattaaaaataaagaatatatatatatatatattatggtttCATTAACTATTGTAGTATTACAAAAATGAATTATATCtgtgaaatatatttttcattcaatataattttgaattttatgttattttatcgTACAATTATTTAGTATTACACGAGTGATTTAGTATACTTGTTGATTACAACTAATTGATAATCacacatgaatttgatttattaaaagatattcaGCTAATAGAATATCGACTCATACATTTCGGAGGGCTCATATTATACGTTCTACTAGAGACTAACACCTGATTCAATCTAAGATATGAATTTGCAAGCAAACTCGTGAATCATAAAATCAGGACAAGTTCATCACAACTTAAATCATACATCTACATGTGTCAtatgttgggtctatcgaggatGATTTGTCTCCTCGATAGatccaacagtggtatcagaggcAATTGTTTATCTTGGTGACCGACTAGTATAATGATCCATATACCGAAAGTCTTCCTAACAAAGGTATTTAGGTAAGCGAGTTTCGTTAAGATGAACGATGGTTGAAAAGGGCTATTCGTGATTGTGGTTGATTGGGAATGCTTTCGCTGGAGGGggagtgtacctatgtggaagggactcacccttgagggggatattgttgggaatccaagtgtgagtccaagtcccacattggatagaaatgagaaagtatagcagtatataaagattaaagacccattaactcattgccttaaggttttgggtaaagagtggtgttgatcccttatatagttggctcacATGTTATTGATATTTGTGTAACCCACATGTAACCTTCTCCTCGATAGTCCAACATCATGGTGTGAGAACCCTTCCTCAATTTCTTACCAcctgatattttaatatatgtgaCTTAAACCATCTTCGAAGTTAGGAGATCTATGGTAGAGTACctaattaataactaaaataatggTCTCGAATTCTTACAAATTTCATCAATCTCTATAAGCATTGTAGTACAATATAACTCTTTCAAAAATACCAGATTtcaagaataattttaaaagtattttaataatacaatttcaATGATTAATCCAAAccataattttctcaaacactATCTCTTttacttcaaataaattttagtcTCTTAACTTAAAGTGTGCATGTTTAAACTCATCAATTTCATAAAACTAAAGACAGGGaaatttattctaattattttaatcatattcaaaactcaatttataaaaattctatAATTGACATATATAATCCAGCCTTGAGATCAATGTATCAATAAgagtattaaattaaaaacatgtgAAACAGTAATTTAttatacaaaacacaacattcaagttcaaacattcaaattttttcttaacCAACCACAATCCCTACATATAAAATCAAAAATCTAATTTCCAAGTCACGTTCACATATAGGTTATCTATctaatgattttatataaaaaagtttaaataattttttttacctgaAATATTCAACTTCAAAGTAATTTTCAAAATCGAGTAATAAAATTGTTCCAAAATTTAGGAACATAGAACTAGAACTAGatattcaaacaataaaattttagtatgtAATTAAACAAGTTAAGAAAATGACTTTTTTCAAGTGATTCTAATGTGATTAATGACAAAATATATGGAAATAGagaaaacaatttctttttcaaatatacaTTAAATGTATTGGATTAAGAGGAGAAGAAATTAAACGCATATAAAAATGaatcattcaaatttattatcttaaaatgttGAGTTGAAAgtacttaattaataaaaaaatattaaaatattattaaaaacatagaTATAGATGAATTTTAATCAATGTAtagtaataatttataaaaataatgttttgacAAATTAATTAAGGGATTTAATATAATGGTCACATCGATACATtctaaaaattaagagaaactttattagtttttttactattaaagggagtaaattgaaaaaataataaatggatgtaattaagtatataatattacaattaCATGAATACTAAGAAATATCttcaaaaaatagtaaataaactttacatatacatatataataagtataaattatatacggtaATTGTATGATATTTACTATAATCGAAGAGAGAAAGAAGCATGGAAATGCTTCAAATTGTGAATCAATTTTCTAGTTATAAATCTAAGAAATGACATATTTCTATCAAATTTAAATGGGTAGATAGCTCAGTGGAAAGCATTTGACTGCAGATCAAGAGGTCACCTGGTTGGGCCCTTAATTGTGTTTTACTCCCAAAACAGGGAactttatttatgtaattaagtCCCACTTTGAAATCACAACTGGGTCCATAGCTCAGTGGTAGAGCATTTGACTGCAGATCAAGAGGTCACCGGTTCGAACCCGGTTGGGCCCTTTTCGTGcccttttcatttttaattatgttttaccCCCCAAAAGTGAATTTTATGTGCACAAATTATTTAAGCAAGCCCCACTTTCAATCATAAATTCGGCCATTATTTGACCCCATCATATATCCTGCAAGAAAGTATTACGCAACTGGAGCATTTATGCCATTTTGTGCAAATAAAACTCCAATAACTATGAATTTataaaagcaaaatacaaaTTCGTCAAAATATTAcgtctttatttttatattctgtacgttttctttcattttaccCCACTTCTACTGATCAGCTGTTTCCCTAAGTATAACAATACTTGAACTAGTTACAATTCCTAATTACAAGTTGCTCATAATTTTGCCCCATTATATACTACAATTTCTGTGAAGAAAAGTATATACATCTCGGTGCTTCCAAGAAAATATTACGCAATTGAGCATTTTAGGACATTTAGTTTAGTTCAAGTGAAACTAAGGTTAAAATAACAATCATCGCCGATGCCACTCTCATCCCAACAATATGAAAACTACATGGTGCGGCAAAGAAAATGAACGATGCTTGTTTGAGAAGAGAGAGCAAGAAGACAAAGCAACCCAgcggaaaaaaaaaatgaaaagggaaGAGAAAAGAGGAGGATGTTTGCTCATGGTAGGATTAGAATATCTCAAACTCACTAAAATGGCTTTTCTATTGTACACGTACATACAGAAATTTGTGTATGATAACAAACAGATAGAACAGCTAGTAAAATGTACGgggataataaaatataaaagaataacaatGGGTTGAGCTAGATGAAGATATCTATTGTTAGTCTGTACAGTTGTTAGTGCTTGATCTCTCTTTGTCTACAATGTTCCCTGTTTTCAAAAAAGTTAGTCACCGCTTATTTGTCTTCTCCTTGCCTGCAGACAAGTTTCCCTAGTGTCAGAATTAGGCATTACCAAAGAGAAACcataattttctttcttaaataacatTACTCACCAAATATACTTGATTTTAAAGGAAATCGGATTGATGAACCCTTAACTCTTAGCTCCCGGTTTTGCTTGTTTCTACTTTGTTTCTCAATAGCAGAAGAATTATTGCTACTTTCGCCTGTCAGAAAGTTTGCAACTTTATTTACCTTTTCATGGTACACAGCAGGCGGGGCAAGCTTCAACTGAGGCAAGTTTTCTATTTGCATAAATCTCTGATTTTTCTGCAGGTTGCTCAAGATCTCAAACTgcagaaaaaaattcaatataaatgtGTTGGAAGTTGTACAATATTGATGTgattatacaaatatttgatTACATTTACCCGTGATATCTGTTGCTGCCCATACATATTCTCTGTCAAATCACTGTCATGAGAATGGATGGTACTTCCATGGGGGTACTGGCGCCTTGATGAGAATTTGTTGACCAAGCCATTAGTTGCAATGATTGATTTGTTTCGGGACTGCTGGGATTTCTTGCCAGGCATGCATAGAGGGCATCCCGACGAAGATCCTCTGCTTGATGCCTCAATTTCCGAAACTTCACATTGGACATGAATTGCATGGCCACAGTTGAAAATCCGAATTCCAGAGCTACCAGAGTTCTTTGTAAGAAGGCAATTACAAATACAGCACACGAGACTCCTGGGGGCATATCCATGAGAGGCCCCTTTCTTGAGTAAACTCATTGTATAGAACGAGTCATCTTCTATCAACGATTTGGCAGCATCCTAAGTGCAGAAGTAGCAACATGAGAACAGAGACAGAACAATACACAAAAGCCCTTATGGATGAagagaaaatttaaattatctttcgCTGTCTAGAAAGAAGAAACGTTAATTTgtcaaacaattttatattctataccgaagttatatttaaatgtCTACTTAAAAAAGTTCATTTTGTTCTCAGAAATGTCACTAGTTAACACATCCAGAGAAACAATacatcaaagtaaacaatttaGCGTAGCGAATGAGATAAACAAAATGCACCAAGCAACTATTTGTCACTTGGTGGCATGCTTCAGACCCTTGCATGATAAAACTGATGTACTGGAGCAAGTTTAGGACCATATTTTATCTCCAAAAGAATTGAtaacaaatacaaaaagattATAGAGTAAGAACTTAGCCTGAATGAATTTTGTCATGTTTTTTACAGCACTTTTTGACAAGACTATTTAAAACTTCAATAGATCAAATTTCATCGGAAACTATGAAGAATACTACACTTCATAAATCTTGACTAgtgaaactaaaaataaaaacagaaaaagaagtAACCTTACCAGAATTCTTCTTTCAAAGCCATATGTTCCCAGCATTCCCAATATTGTAAGTTTAAAATCACCAAATTCTTGACTACCATTATCAGACAGAAGCTTAGACATGATTGTTGGAAGGTGAACAAAACCAATCATTCCCTCTACAATCTCTTTAATGAACTGTGATAGCAATTTTCTCAAGATATGACCATTCCGGGACTTTGAAATTTTCCAGCTGCTTTTATAGGCGTCCTTGTCCTGTTGTGAATCTGCTGATCCAGCTAACATTCCAAAATGATTTTTACTTTCATATGCTCCTTTAACATTTGAATCGATCAATGGGTCACAAAACCTGAATTTCAATCAAAGGAAAATGGTAATTAATATAGAAGTTTTCCAAATGTCAGGAACAAAAATTTTGGAAAGCTTGTTCTTCAGACATTTAGTTGATTTGATCATTACATACAACCATAGAAATCTGTCAGCTTATAGGCAAAAAGTCTTCTTGTTTCACtcattttacattaaaaaacaaaGCTATATAGTCACAacaatgaaaatagaaaatcaCTGTTGTACTCTTCTTTATATGGGTTAAACCATGAGGTATGCTCGTTTGAGTATACAATCATCTTAGAGACTGAGTTTGATtttaactcaaccctacaaaacaaaCTTGTAAAGTAATAGTTTCTCTCtacttatatactttattttagtCATCTCCAACACATATCCCTCCACCGAAAACTCTCAAgcaagaaaattgaaaaactagACGTCGACATTTCAGACTttaattcaaaacttaattcaattttacaaaattaacttataaattgCGGTTGCTCtctatttataaactaaattttaaaccAAACTCCAAACGATGTGGAATATC harbors:
- the LOC108347625 gene encoding pyruvate dehydrogenase E1 component subunit alpha-3, chloroplastic, yielding MSFTATKFAPSPLSLNSTTPRSNDKPLSFSFDHSKTNPSSSFLGSTRKLLRFTALAKPRAQARASTPVADVLLQQTSNLLITKEEGLELYEDMILGRFFEDKCAEMYYRGKMFGFVHLYNGQEAVSTGFIKLLKKEDYVVSTYRDHVHALSKGVSSRAVMSELFGKATGCCRGQGGSMHMFSKEHNMLGGFAFIGEGIPVATGAAFSSKYRKEVLNEADADQVTLAFFGDGTCNNGQFYECLNMAALWKLPIVFVVENNLWAIGMSHLRATSDPQIWKKGPAFGMPGIHVDGMDVLKVREVAKEAIERARRGEGPTLVECETYRFRGHSLADPDELRDPAEKEHYAGRDPITALKQYLFENNLASEQELKAIEKKIDEILDDAVEFADNSPLPPRSQLLENVFADPKGFGIGPDGRYRCEDPKFTEGTAQV